A window from Micromonospora terminaliae encodes these proteins:
- a CDS encoding threonine ammonia-lyase has translation MDLVTIADVRAAAEDVAGAVVRTPLVPTLWDDELWLKPESLQPVGSFKLRGATHAVARLDPAARSRGVVTHSSGNHGQALAYAARTFGVPCTVVVPEGAPRVKVERMRALGADVRLVPPARRLVEAERIVADTGATLVPPFDHPWIIAGQGTIGLEIVADLPDVDVVLVPVGGGGLSAGVATAVKALRPSAAVIGVEPLLAADARDSLAAGEVVVWEVERTYRTCADGLRTNLSELTLAHLRDRLDGIVTVAEDEILAATGRLLREARLVAEPSGAVALAARLFHRDALPPGRTVAVVTGGNADPHVLGPLLG, from the coding sequence ATGGACCTGGTCACGATCGCGGACGTCCGGGCCGCGGCCGAGGACGTGGCGGGCGCCGTGGTGCGTACCCCCCTGGTGCCGACGCTCTGGGACGACGAGCTGTGGCTCAAACCGGAGAGCCTGCAACCGGTCGGCTCGTTCAAGCTGCGCGGGGCGACGCACGCGGTGGCGCGGCTGGACCCGGCCGCCCGCTCCCGGGGCGTGGTGACCCACTCCTCCGGCAACCACGGCCAGGCCCTGGCGTACGCGGCCCGCACGTTCGGCGTGCCGTGCACCGTGGTCGTGCCGGAGGGCGCGCCGCGGGTGAAGGTGGAACGGATGCGGGCGCTCGGCGCCGACGTGCGGCTCGTGCCGCCGGCCCGCCGGCTCGTCGAGGCCGAGCGGATCGTCGCCGACACCGGGGCCACGCTGGTGCCGCCCTTCGACCACCCGTGGATCATCGCGGGGCAGGGCACGATCGGCCTGGAGATCGTCGCCGACCTGCCCGACGTCGACGTGGTGCTGGTGCCCGTGGGTGGCGGCGGGCTCTCCGCGGGCGTGGCCACCGCCGTCAAGGCGCTGCGCCCGTCGGCCGCCGTGATCGGGGTGGAGCCGCTGCTCGCCGCCGACGCTCGCGACTCCCTGGCGGCCGGGGAGGTGGTGGTCTGGGAGGTCGAACGCACCTACCGGACCTGCGCGGACGGGCTGCGTACCAACCTGTCCGAACTGACCCTGGCCCACCTGCGGGACCGGCTCGACGGCATCGTCACGGTGGCCGAGGACGAGATCCTCGCGGCGACGGGGCGGCTGCTCCGCGAGGCCCGGCTCGTGGCCGAGCCGAGCGGCGCGGTCGCGCTGGCCGCTCGGCTGTTCCACCGGGACGCGCTGCCTCCAGGGCGTACCGTCGCGGTGGTCACCGGCGGCAACGCGGACCCGCACGTGCTGGGCCCGCTGCTGGGCTGA
- a CDS encoding FAD-binding oxidoreductase translates to MAAAARSTDRPGALEITRKLAEICGPPFARFAGPADEVAGRTARWVAVPGGPHAAAEVLRLAAAHDLTVVPRGAGTKIDWGAAPAQVDIMLDTGRLAGVWHEPHAAAVAEIGAGTPLRAVQATLERTGRRLPVDAPSPGATLGGVLAADEAGPLRHRHGSPCAQLVGVRYLDADGELVSVGEPGTALLGRAGPRLGGAAPSGGASGAASGGAALGGAVPGGGVFGGAVPGGGAVSGGGAFGGGAAAVFGTGEVPGLDVARLLCGSQGGLGVLVSATMRVQAVPAGRVWVSRPVWTPLEVHDLVRAVLAARLDPAAVELDLPVPVPLPRRRRIPASHPSVANRPDHPSVTGRPGRPAAAGSLVVLLEGGPADVAERADRLVALLGPEAVVNHAAPEWWGRYPFAPGDTALRIEVPINDLHAAVYALRDAAGTPVPVRGSAGIGAVHAALPGSLPPERVASILAAVRVVLLARQGRCVVVSAPAPVRRAVDLWGELPTLPRLRTAKAHLDPHHRLSPGRLPGGL, encoded by the coding sequence ATGGCGGCTGCAGCGCGTTCCACCGATCGACCCGGAGCCCTCGAGATCACCCGGAAGCTGGCGGAGATCTGCGGGCCGCCGTTCGCACGTTTCGCCGGCCCGGCCGACGAGGTGGCCGGGCGGACGGCCCGCTGGGTGGCCGTGCCGGGCGGCCCGCACGCCGCGGCCGAGGTGCTCCGGCTGGCCGCGGCGCACGACCTGACCGTGGTGCCCCGGGGCGCCGGCACGAAGATCGACTGGGGTGCCGCCCCGGCACAGGTCGACATCATGCTCGACACCGGCCGGCTGGCCGGGGTCTGGCACGAGCCGCACGCCGCGGCGGTGGCCGAGATCGGTGCCGGCACCCCGCTGCGGGCCGTGCAGGCCACCCTGGAGCGCACCGGCCGGCGCCTCCCGGTCGACGCGCCCTCTCCCGGGGCGACGCTGGGCGGGGTGCTGGCTGCCGACGAGGCCGGCCCGCTGCGCCACCGGCACGGCAGTCCCTGCGCCCAGCTCGTCGGGGTGCGCTACCTCGACGCCGACGGTGAGCTGGTCAGCGTGGGGGAGCCGGGCACTGCGCTGCTCGGCCGCGCCGGGCCGCGGCTGGGCGGGGCGGCGCCGAGCGGCGGGGCTTCCGGCGCGGCCTCGGGTGGTGCGGCGTTGGGTGGTGCGGTGCCGGGCGGTGGGGTGTTCGGTGGTGCGGTGCCAGGCGGTGGTGCGGTGTCGGGCGGCGGGGCGTTCGGTGGTGGCGCGGCGGCCGTCTTCGGTACGGGCGAGGTACCGGGGCTCGACGTGGCCCGGCTGCTCTGCGGCTCGCAGGGCGGCCTCGGGGTGCTGGTGTCCGCCACCATGCGGGTGCAGGCCGTGCCCGCCGGCCGGGTCTGGGTGTCGCGTCCGGTGTGGACGCCCCTCGAGGTGCACGACCTGGTCCGGGCCGTGCTCGCCGCCCGGCTCGATCCGGCGGCCGTCGAGCTGGACCTGCCGGTGCCCGTGCCGCTGCCGCGCCGGCGGCGGATTCCCGCGTCCCACCCGTCCGTGGCCAACCGGCCCGACCATCCGTCGGTGACCGGCCGGCCGGGGCGACCGGCTGCCGCGGGCAGCCTCGTGGTGCTGCTGGAAGGCGGCCCGGCCGACGTGGCGGAACGCGCCGACCGGCTCGTCGCGCTGCTCGGCCCCGAGGCCGTGGTCAACCACGCCGCCCCCGAGTGGTGGGGCCGCTACCCGTTCGCCCCCGGCGACACGGCCCTGCGGATCGAGGTGCCCATCAACGACCTGCACGCCGCCGTCTACGCGCTGCGCGACGCGGCCGGCACCCCCGTCCCGGTCCGCGGCTCGGCCGGGATCGGCGCCGTGCACGCGGCACTGCCCGGCTCGCTGCCGCCCGAGCGGGTCGCCTCGATCCTCGCCGCAGTCCGGGTTGTGCTCCTCGCCCGCCAGGGCCGCTGCGTGGTGGTCTCCGCCCCAGCGCCGGTCCGCCGGGCCGTCGACCTCTGGGGCGAGCTGCCCACCCTGCCGCGCCTCCGCACGGCCAAGGCCCACCTCGACCCCCACCACCGCCTGTCCCCCGGCCGCCTCCCGGGCGGCCTGTAA
- a CDS encoding IS30 family transposase yields the protein MQLILVVLGGVVARPGVLTFGHRQVLEHLWGAGQTITQIAGLLGVPVCTVSREVARNNSARHGTKNPLGRLLPPGRARRPYRWGYQAQWAQRRSDAARCRPKAAKLDRGGRLREVVAGRLARRWSPQQIAAWLRATFADRPELWVSHETIYQAIYVQSRGSLREELTRQVALRSGRADRRPQARAAGALRSRRPWIGDLHISARPAEADDRAVPGHWEGDLVIGKAGKSAIVTLVERATRYVMLGALPQGRDTEAVITVLTSLTQRLPAHLRRSLTWDQGNELAAHAQFTVTTGCPVYFCDPHSPWQRGTNENTNGLLRQYFPKGSYDFRTIDQPGLDEVAHELNTRPRQTLGWDTPAERLDQLIAS from the coding sequence GTGCAACTGATCTTGGTTGTGCTGGGGGGTGTGGTGGCCAGACCGGGTGTGTTGACGTTTGGGCATCGGCAGGTGTTGGAGCATCTGTGGGGTGCGGGTCAGACGATCACGCAGATCGCGGGGCTTCTTGGGGTGCCGGTGTGCACGGTGTCGCGGGAGGTGGCGCGGAACAACAGCGCGCGGCACGGGACGAAGAATCCGCTCGGGCGGTTGTTGCCGCCGGGGCGGGCTCGCCGGCCGTATCGGTGGGGGTATCAGGCGCAGTGGGCGCAGCGGCGCTCGGACGCGGCCCGGTGTCGGCCTAAGGCGGCGAAGTTGGATCGGGGTGGGCGGCTGCGTGAGGTGGTGGCGGGCAGACTGGCACGCAGGTGGTCTCCGCAGCAGATCGCCGCGTGGTTGCGGGCCACGTTTGCTGACCGGCCGGAGTTGTGGGTGTCGCACGAAACGATCTATCAGGCGATCTATGTGCAGTCGCGGGGAAGCCTGCGGGAGGAGTTGACTCGGCAGGTCGCGTTGCGGTCCGGTCGGGCCGACCGGCGCCCTCAGGCACGGGCCGCGGGCGCGCTGCGTTCCCGGCGACCGTGGATCGGTGACCTGCACATCAGCGCCCGCCCCGCCGAAGCCGATGATCGGGCCGTGCCCGGACACTGGGAAGGCGACCTGGTCATCGGCAAGGCCGGCAAGTCCGCCATCGTCACCCTCGTGGAACGGGCTACCCGCTATGTGATGCTCGGGGCCCTCCCGCAGGGCCGTGACACCGAGGCCGTCATCACCGTGCTCACCAGCCTGACCCAGCGACTGCCCGCACATCTACGCCGCTCCCTGACCTGGGACCAGGGCAACGAACTGGCCGCCCACGCCCAGTTCACCGTCACCACCGGCTGCCCGGTCTACTTCTGCGACCCCCACAGCCCCTGGCAACGCGGCACCAACGAAAACACCAACGGACTGCTACGCCAGTACTTCCCCAAAGGCAGCTACGACTTCCGCACCATCGACCAACCCGGCCTCGACGAAGTCGCCCACGAACTGAACACCCGACCCCGCCAAACGCTCGGCTGGGACACCCCAGCCGAGCGTCTCGATCAACTCATCGCCAGCTAA
- a CDS encoding S9 family peptidase: MTPVTTETSDNSGPEPSPAPVAKRVPADRTHHGDTVVDEYAWLAAKDDPETIAYLTAENAYTEARTAHLAGLRAELFEETRRRTQETDLSVPTRKDGYWYYTRTVEGQQYGVHCRRAVRDGETTPPVSADGAPLDGEEVLLDGNQLAEGHDFFALGAFDVSPDGRWLAYSTDFSGDERFTLRIKDLQTGEALPDEVPDTFYGTAWSSDASTLFYVTVDDAWRPNRVWRHTVGTPSSEDGVVHQEDDERFWVGVELTRSERFVVIDIHSKVTSEVRVIPAANPTGEPAIIAPRRQGVEYAVEHHGHRFLILHNDGAEDFALAYTSADAPGDWTPLIPHTPGTRLESVDAFENHLVVSLRSNGLTGLRVLPVGGGDSFDIDFPEPIYSVGLDANPEYRTSEVRLRYTSLVTPDSVYDYDLVTRQMVLRRRKPVRPGPDGREYDPADYEQHRDWALADDGTRVPISLVCRAGTPRDGSAPAVIYGYGSYEASMDPWFSIARLSLLDRGVIFAVAHIRGGGELGRRWYDEGKLLAKKNTFTDFVACARHLVKAGWTASDRLVARGASAGGLLMGAVANLAPDAFAGIVAQVPFVDALTSILDPSLPLTVTEWEEWGNPLDDPEVYAYMKSYTPYENVAAVDYPAILAVTSLNDTRVLYHEPAKWIARLRAVAPQGDYLLKTEMGAGHGGPSGRYDAWREEAFVNAWTLDRLGRA; this comes from the coding sequence GTGACGCCCGTGACCACCGAGACTTCCGACAACTCCGGCCCGGAGCCGTCGCCTGCCCCCGTCGCGAAGCGCGTTCCGGCCGACCGGACCCACCACGGCGACACCGTCGTCGACGAGTACGCCTGGCTCGCCGCCAAGGACGACCCCGAGACGATCGCCTACCTGACCGCGGAGAACGCATACACCGAGGCACGCACCGCGCACCTGGCGGGGCTGCGCGCCGAGCTGTTCGAGGAGACCCGCCGGCGCACCCAGGAGACCGACCTGTCGGTGCCGACCCGCAAGGACGGCTACTGGTACTACACCCGCACGGTGGAGGGCCAGCAGTACGGCGTGCACTGCCGCCGGGCCGTCCGCGACGGCGAGACCACGCCGCCGGTCAGCGCGGACGGCGCCCCGCTCGACGGCGAGGAGGTGCTGCTGGACGGCAACCAGCTCGCCGAGGGGCACGACTTCTTCGCCCTCGGCGCGTTCGACGTGAGCCCCGACGGGCGCTGGCTGGCCTACTCGACCGACTTCTCCGGAGACGAGCGCTTCACGCTGCGGATCAAGGATCTGCAGACCGGCGAGGCGCTCCCCGACGAGGTCCCGGACACCTTCTACGGCACCGCCTGGTCGAGCGACGCCTCCACGCTGTTCTACGTCACGGTCGACGACGCCTGGCGGCCGAACCGGGTCTGGCGGCACACCGTGGGCACCCCGTCGAGCGAGGACGGGGTGGTGCACCAGGAGGACGACGAGCGGTTCTGGGTGGGCGTCGAGCTGACCCGCTCCGAGCGGTTCGTCGTCATCGACATCCACAGCAAGGTCACCAGCGAGGTCCGGGTCATCCCGGCCGCCAACCCCACCGGCGAGCCGGCGATCATCGCGCCGCGCCGGCAGGGCGTGGAGTACGCGGTGGAGCACCACGGCCACCGCTTCCTGATCCTGCACAACGACGGCGCCGAGGACTTCGCGCTGGCGTACACGTCGGCGGACGCGCCGGGCGACTGGACGCCGCTGATCCCGCACACCCCCGGCACCCGGCTGGAGTCCGTGGACGCGTTCGAGAACCACCTGGTCGTCTCGCTGCGCAGCAACGGGCTGACCGGGCTGCGGGTGCTGCCCGTGGGCGGCGGTGACAGTTTCGACATCGACTTCCCCGAGCCGATCTACAGCGTCGGGCTCGACGCCAACCCGGAATACCGCACGAGCGAGGTGCGGCTGCGCTACACCTCGCTGGTCACCCCGGACTCGGTCTACGACTACGACCTGGTCACCCGCCAGATGGTGCTGCGCCGGCGGAAGCCGGTCCGGCCCGGTCCGGACGGGCGGGAGTACGACCCGGCCGACTACGAGCAGCACCGGGACTGGGCGCTCGCCGACGACGGCACCCGGGTACCCATCTCGCTGGTCTGCCGCGCGGGCACCCCGCGCGACGGCTCCGCTCCCGCGGTCATCTACGGCTACGGGTCCTACGAGGCGAGCATGGACCCGTGGTTCTCCATCGCCCGGCTCAGCCTGCTCGACCGGGGCGTGATCTTCGCGGTGGCGCACATCCGCGGCGGGGGCGAGCTGGGCCGGCGCTGGTACGACGAGGGCAAGCTGCTGGCCAAGAAGAACACCTTCACCGACTTCGTGGCGTGCGCCCGGCACCTGGTCAAGGCCGGCTGGACGGCCAGCGACCGGCTGGTCGCCCGGGGCGCCTCGGCCGGCGGCCTGCTGATGGGCGCCGTGGCCAACCTCGCCCCGGACGCGTTCGCCGGGATCGTCGCGCAGGTGCCGTTCGTGGACGCGCTCACCTCGATCCTCGACCCGTCGCTGCCGCTGACGGTCACCGAGTGGGAGGAGTGGGGCAACCCGCTCGACGACCCCGAGGTCTACGCGTACATGAAGTCCTACACGCCGTACGAGAACGTGGCCGCGGTGGACTACCCGGCGATCCTCGCGGTGACCAGCCTCAACGACACCCGGGTGCTCTACCACGAGCCGGCCAAGTGGATCGCCCGGCTGCGCGCGGTCGCCCCGCAGGGCGACTACCTGCTCAAGACCGAGATGGGCGCGGGCCACGGCGGCCCGAGCGGCCGCTACGACGCCTGGCGCGAGGAGGCGTTCGTCAACGCCTGGACCCTGGACCGTCTGGGCCGCGCCTGA